From a region of the Candidatus Cloacimonadota bacterium genome:
- the rplQ gene encoding 50S ribosomal protein L17: protein MRHRVQGRKFGREKDARRLMICNLVKSMVEHGQITTTLAKAKELRGYVDRVVTYGKQDTVHSRRLAYSVLGDRTLVKKLFTEIAPAFQDRPGGYTRVIKSGFRRGDSAPMAILQFVEESAVKPKKDNIKAKDLNK from the coding sequence ATGCGACATAGAGTTCAAGGAAGAAAATTTGGACGCGAAAAAGACGCACGCCGCCTCATGATCTGCAATCTTGTGAAATCCATGGTGGAACATGGACAAATCACCACCACCTTGGCAAAGGCAAAAGAATTGCGCGGATATGTGGATCGCGTGGTCACCTACGGCAAACAGGACACGGTCCATTCACGCCGTTTGGCATACAGCGTTCTCGGCGACCGCACCTTGGTGAAAAAACTTTTCACCGAGATCGCGCCCGCGTTCCAAGACCGCCCGGGCGGATATACCCGCGTCATAAAAAGCGGTTTCCGCCGCGGAGATTCAGCCCCCATGGCCATCCTCCAATTTGTGGAAGAATCTGCGGTCAAACCCAAAAAAGATAACATTAAGGCAAAAGACCTCAACAAATAA
- a CDS encoding right-handed parallel beta-helix repeat-containing protein codes for MRKTIVCCLTLIVVLAIAAPLTAAKPSKAATVKEVNVTNEREFLNAIGSNTVIDMRDLENGYFVLSGKKTIGMSRNARYEEVFDGYQLVISDVDGLTLVGTERGLSLIMAEPRYANVITFQNCRNLRFENLGLGHTDAGYCTGGVLEFNNCQGISISNCEMWGCGMEGITASDCSGLDCELSTIYGCTYSAMTMSRVKDVSFTNCVIRDNVEFNTLNFWNCQNVEFNGCVIFDNNAFGQWGTSYLIYSEASKINFTDCAIFRNNVHELTNNPRIVRFDSCAVFKNEYEPIEDSREDEYWDYNYDEEW; via the coding sequence ATGCGCAAAACAATCGTATGCTGTTTAACGCTGATTGTGGTGTTGGCAATTGCAGCCCCCCTGACTGCGGCAAAACCATCCAAAGCCGCCACAGTGAAGGAAGTTAACGTCACAAACGAAAGGGAATTTTTGAATGCCATCGGTTCGAATACCGTGATTGACATGAGAGACTTGGAAAACGGCTATTTTGTCCTTTCCGGCAAAAAGACCATCGGAATGTCCCGAAACGCGCGCTATGAAGAGGTTTTCGACGGTTACCAACTGGTGATCAGCGATGTGGACGGGCTTACGCTGGTGGGCACCGAACGCGGCTTGAGCCTGATTATGGCAGAGCCACGCTATGCGAACGTAATCACATTCCAAAACTGCCGCAATCTGCGTTTTGAAAACCTGGGCCTTGGCCACACCGATGCTGGTTATTGCACCGGTGGGGTTCTGGAATTCAACAACTGCCAGGGAATTTCCATTTCGAACTGCGAAATGTGGGGCTGCGGCATGGAAGGAATCACGGCCTCGGATTGCAGCGGACTGGATTGTGAGCTAAGCACAATCTATGGTTGCACATACAGCGCCATGACGATGAGCAGGGTGAAGGATGTCAGCTTTACAAACTGCGTGATCAGAGACAATGTGGAATTCAACACCCTGAATTTCTGGAATTGCCAAAACGTGGAATTCAACGGCTGCGTGATTTTCGACAACAACGCTTTCGGTCAATGGGGTACCAGCTATCTCATCTACTCGGAAGCTTCCAAGATAAACTTCACGGATTGCGCCATCTTCAGAAACAACGTGCATGAGCTTACCAACAACCCCAGAATAGTGCGCTTCGACAGTTGCGCCGTCTTCAAAAACGAATATGAACCAATCGAAGATTCCCGCGAAGATGAATATTGGGATTACAACTATGATGAGGAATGGTAA